The Mytilus edulis chromosome 12, xbMytEdul2.2, whole genome shotgun sequence genome contains a region encoding:
- the LOC139497208 gene encoding translation initiation factor eIF2B subunit delta-like, with the protein MSDKLGASGQDKGKDQGSTPGKKKDRKTKGGKGGNSAGDGKGQGQQKTADGSKSPRVATEDKPSDVTNQTDPNKGQKPKGPQKAPNNGNQTDPNKPQKSKAELKAERRALQEQQRALKDQKKETGTSSKDTSSASVAKIEPKRVPDHLMADDVQAQKKMAKKLEKQKIPQRTKVQRQVRLFEHLHQYEREVSLTQSLSFRSCTIHPAIVRLGVQYAEGVICGSNARCLAMLVAFKQVIADYTTPAHKELSRDLEARIKPYISFLNQCRLMSVSMGNAIKYLKYNISCGTRDLSETEAKQNLIDSIDEYIKIKIILPAKAISTFVIEDKKIVDNDVIVVYACSSLVLRVLRTAHENGIKFRVIVIDGRPRLEGKEMLRRLVRAGIKCSYMLINAVSYAMQEATKVFLGAHALLANGCVMSRVGSSQLALVAKSFNVSVLVCCETYKFCERGQTDSFVLNELGDPDDLVNIGNKTAYLSDWRDYNSLTLLNLVYDVTPPEFVSVVITELGLIPCTSVPVVLRMKQVETAET; encoded by the exons ATGTCAGACAAACTGGGAGCATCAGGTCAAGATAAAGGGAAAGATCAAGGGTCAACACCAGGAAAAAAGAAagacagaaaaacaaaaggtGGAAAGGGAGGTAATTCAGCTGGTGATggtaaaggtcaaggtcaacagaAAACAGCAGATGGTAGCAAATCTCCCAGAGTGGCGACAGAAGATAAGCCCTCAGATGTAACCAATCAAACAGACCCAAACAAAGGACAAAAACCTAAAGGACCACAGAAAGCCCCAAATAATGGTAATCAGACTGATCCAAACAAACCACAGAAAAGTAAAGCAGAATTAAAGGCAGAGAGAAGGGCATTACAG gaACAACAGAGGGCTTTAAAAGATCAGAAAAAAGAAACTGGAACTTCAAGCAAGGATACCAGCTCTgcttcag TGGCTAAGATAGAACCTAAGAGAGTTCCAGACCATTTAATGGCTGACGATGTTCAAGCGCAGAAAAAGATGGCCAAGAAATTAGAGAAACAGAAAATACCACAACGCACAAAAGTTCAGCGTCAAGTCCGGCTGTTTGAACATCTACACCAGTATGAGAGGGAGGTGTCACTCACGCAAAGTTTATC GTTTAGAAGTTGCACTATACATCCAGCCATAGTGAGGCTAGGGGTCCAGTATGCTGAAGGTGTCATTTGTGGGTCTAATGCAAGATGTCTTGCTATGCTGGTGGCATTTAAACAG gtaATAGCAGATTACACAACACCAGCACATAAAGAACTGTCAAGAGACTTAGAAGCTAGAATTAAACCATATATAAG TTTTTTAAACCAGTGTCGACTAATGTCTGTTAGTATGGGAAATGCcataaaatatctgaaatataatatttcatgTGGCACCAGAGATCTGTCTGAAACTGAG GCAAAACAGAACTTAATAGACAGTATTGATGAATatataaagattaaaattatCCTCCCAGCAAAGGCCATCTCTACATTTGTTATAGAGGATAAGAAGATAGTTGATAATGATGTCATTGTAGTATACGCTTG TTCGTCATTGGTGTTAAGAGTTTTACGTACAGCACACGAAAATGGAATAAAATTCAGAGTTATTGTGATAGATGGACGACCTAGATTGGAAG GTAAAGAGATGTTAAGAAGACTGGTGAGAGCAGGAATTAAATGCTCCTATATGTTGATTAATGCTGTATCATATGCCATGCAAGAG GCTACCAAAGTGTTCTTAGGAGCTCATGCCTTGCTTGCCAATGGATGTGTGATGTCCAGGGTTGGCAGCTCACAGTTAGCTCTTGTAGCAAAATCATTTAATGTGTCTGTACTAGTCTGCTGTGAAACCTATAAATTCTGTGAAAGGGGACAAACAGATAGCTTTGTACTGAATGAACTTG GTGATCCGGATGACCTAGTCAACATTGGAAACAAGACAGCCTATTTATCTGACTGGAGAGACTATAATTCTTTGACATTATTGAACCTGGTTTATGATGTAACCCCACCAGAGTTTGTATCCGTGGTGATCACAGAACTTGGACTGATTCCCTGTACATCTGTTCCTGTTGTGTTAAGGATGAAGCAAGTGGAAACAGCAGAAACATAA